One Xiphophorus maculatus strain JP 163 A chromosome 10, X_maculatus-5.0-male, whole genome shotgun sequence genomic region harbors:
- the LOC102226698 gene encoding zinc finger protein OZF-like isoform X2 translates to MSSTVSIHTQLAAVMEALVHAAVAELERLEEDRELSKARGTTEERHETGRVQKETREKLARFASIMETLGNEALGRILNIMDEARLVAQVGHVCKEPQTSVLNVLSHTSVELEHSYGVRNQNCKAEREAQLKAGGDAVETQFVPAVSVKDGHGNIDLEAIRERAAPSPPSDPQALPSEFSVLSETSQQNVSQKLFSCSVCGKFFSSQSNLKSHQLIHTGEKPFACSICSRAFRQRQSMQSHMRTHTGERPFQCPVCGKRFSKQAQLKTHTVIHTGEKPYGCDVCGRCFNLPQNLHRHSVTHSREKVFICSDCGKGFTRAVTLKTHQLIHSGQKPFKCEQCPKLFRHAVNLKNHQRIHSDLRPYRCDLCGKTFRQAVNLKIHGRIHTGERPFSCQQCGKMFSQQSSLISHSRTHSTDRPFQCPTCDKKFNNANSLKLHLRVHTGEKPYACEICGKTFSQGSHLRTHKRHVHAGGKQFICDKCGKRYADQRYLKLHKCCYA, encoded by the exons ATGAGCTCCACCGTGTCTATACACACACAGCTTGCCGCCGTCATGGAAGCTCTGGTCCATGCTGCGGTCGCGGAACTGGAAAGGCTGGAGGAGGACAGGGAGCTTTCCAAGGCCCGAGGAACCACAGAGGAGAGGCATGAGACGGGAAGAGTGCAGAAGGAGACCCGAGAGAAGTTG GCGCGGTTTGCTTCCATCATGGAAACTCTGGGAAACGAGGCTCTGGGGCGGATCCTAAACATCATGGATGAAGCCAGGCTTGTGGCTCAGGTGGGGCATGTCTGTAAGGAGCCACAGACCAGCGTCCTCAACGTCCTTAGCCACACATCCGTGG AGCTTGAGCACTCATATGGAGTCAGAAACCAAAACTGTAAGGCAGAAAGAGAAGCTCAG CTGAAAGCAGGTGGTGATGCTGTGGAGACACAGTTTGTTCCAGCGGTCAGCGTTAAAGATGGACATGGGAACATTGACCTGGAAGCCATTAGAGAGA gAGCTGCTCCATCTCCACCATCAGACCCACAGGCGCTACCTTCAGAGTTTTCTGTTCTGTCTGAGACTTCCCAGCAGAATGTCTCCCAAAAGTTGTTCTCATGCTCTGTCTGCGGGAAGTTCTTCTCATCTCAAAGCAACCTGAAGTCTCACCAACTCATCCACACAGGGGAGAAGCCGTTTGCCTGCAGCATCTGCAGCCGAGCCTTCCGCCAGCGCCAAAGCATGCAGAGCCACATGCGAACACACACTGGCGAGCGCCCGTTCCAGTGTCCTGTATGTGGAAAACGGTTTTCAAAGCAGGCACAGCTCAAGACACACACTGTCATACACACTGGAGAAAAGCCGTACGGCTGTGATGTGTGTGGCCGTTGCTTTAACCTGCCACAGAATCTACACCGCCACAGTGTCACCCACAGTAGGGAGAAGGTCTTTATCTGCAGTGACTGTGGTAAGGGCTTCACCCGCGCTGTTACACTCAAAACACACCAGCTCATCCACAGCGGCCAGAAGCCCTTCAAATGTGAGCAGTGCCCCAAATTGTTCAGGCATGCTGTCAACCTCAAGAACCACCAGAGGATCCACAGCGACCTGAGGCCCTACAGGTGCGACCTCTGCGGAAAGACGTTTCGACAGGCGGTGAATCTTAAGATCCATGGCCGCATCCACACTGGCGAGCGGCCGTTCAGTTGCCAGCAGTGCGGAAAAATGTTCAGCCAGCAGAGCAGCCTGATCTCCCACAGCCGCACTCACTCCACAGACAGGCCCTTCCAGTGCCCAACCTGTGATAAAAAATTCAACAATGCCAACAGCCTCAAGCTTCACCTGCGCGTTCACACTGGAGAGAAGCCGTATGCCTGCGAAATATGCGGCAAAACCTTCAGCCAGGGAAGCCACCTGAGGACACATAAGAGGCATGTACATGCTGGCGGCAAGCAGTTCATCTGCGACAAGTGTGGGAAGAGGTACGCCGACCAGCGCTACTTGAAGTTGCATAAGTGTTGCTATGCATGA
- the noc3l gene encoding nucleolar complex protein 3 homolog: MGPLRSKKRRPTFRRLLKTSGMKLENKLKSRQLKQQNVAKKQRKEQKRLRQAMKGAALQVPRPLETYRKRPDEEDEEEEFLESLPSDMMDEEDLKEMTAMARKASFITRDLSSCGPVHSSKTKNADVVRSYEKIPRKMAKMEEKEVIQLLPIKDKDRVIPRSIERAVKQHQEEEEEELAAIPEQEEDDEAPPSHMELTPEEREQFRIQTLNIKKQRIASMASAIISDPLNNMKRVKELRGMMMEADPSVAVSVRKMVMVSLMEVFKDIAPTYRIRPLTSAEKNTKVKKETQQLREFEESLVSQYKFYLEDLEQTIKDWKQKKRKRSQVVSFQSYRGLAEVSVRCLCELLLSMPHFNFHNNIIVVLVPLMNDPLKKVSDMCCDAFRKLFQEDRVGGASLATVRVISGLTKSLNYNVRPEMLRTLLSLRIKEVEMKKDLEATAPKAKFMTNKEKKKNLSRMQRKWKKAEEKLEKELLEAEASESKEKKTKLHTETLNIIFLIYFRILKKAQRSVLLPAVLEGLANFAHLINLEFFDDLLNVLQNLIQSGNLTNRESLHCIQTVFTILSGQGDALNIDPLNFYSQLYKILLRLHAGAPNDDIIIVLRCLDAMLTRRRKQVTLQRAMAFFKRLSVLSLHVLPNASIGILAANRATMHSFPKCDFLLDNEIQGSGFYLMELDEPEHCNAQNTALWELHTLQRHFHPVVRRFAGHLSHGAPSDGSAALSMEFSRRSPLALFEDYSVKDMTFNPPVALPTSKKKDQFVVGMALLDDRLQKQADSILSDTHMDFTATRH; the protein is encoded by the exons ATGGGCCCG CTCCGCTCAAAGAAGCGCCGGCCAACATTCCGTCGGCTGTTGAAGACTAGTGGTATGAAACTGGAGAACAAACTGAAGAGCCGCCAGCTGAAGCAGCAGAATGTGGCCAAGAAACAACGCAAGGAGCAGAAGAGGCTGCGGCAGGCCATGAAAGGCGCTGCGCTCCAGGTGCCCCGGCCACTAGAGACATACAGGAAGAGACCAG atgaggaggatgaagaggaggagttcCTGGAGAGCCTGCCCTCAGACATGATGGATGAAgaagacttaaaagaaatgacTGCCATGGCCCGAAAAGCATCCTTCATAACCAGAGACCTGTCGTCCTG TGGGCCAGTGCATAGCAGCAAGACGAAGAACGCCGACGTGGTGCGCAGCTACGAGAAGATTCCAAGAAAGATGGCAAAGATGGAGGAGAAAGAGGTGATCCAACTGCTTCCAAtcaaagacaaagacagagtGATTCCGAGGAGCATTGAAAGAG cGGTTAAACAAcatcaggaggaggaggaagaggagcttgCAGCGATACctgagcaggaggaagacg ATGAAGCGCCACCGAGCCACATGGAGCTGACACCAGAGGAAAGAGAACAATTTAGAATTCAGacattaaacataaagaaacagcGCATCGCCAGCATGGCTTCAGCCATCATCTCAGATCCATTAAACAAT ATGAAGCGTGTGAAGGAGCTGCGGGGGATGATGATGGAGGCTGACCCCAGTGTGGCGGTCTCAGTGAGGAAAATGGTGATGGTTTCTCTCATGGAGGTCTTCAAAGACATCGCCCCCACCTACAGAATACGACCCCTGACCTCTGCAGAGAAGAACACCAAG GTGAAGAAAGAGACTCAGCAGCTTAGAGAGTTTGAGGAAAGTCTTGTCAGTCAGTACAAGTTCTATCTGGAGGACTTGGAACAGACCATTAAAG ActggaagcagaagaagaggaaacgTAGTCAGGTAGTGAGCTTCCAGTCATACCGCGGCCTGGCTGAGGTCTCAGTACGCTGCCTGTGTGAGCTGCTGCTCTCTATGCCACACTTCAACTTCCACAACAACATCATTGTCGTCCTGGTTCCTCTTATGAATGACCCCCTGAAGAAG GTGTCAGACATGTGCTGTGATGCGTTCAGGAAGCTCTTTCAGGAGGACAGAGTGGGCGGGGCATCACTGGCCACAGTGCGGGTCATCTCTGGCCTCACCAAAAGCCTCAACTACAATGTCAGACCTGAG ATGCTTCGAACTCTGCTGAGTCTGAGAATCAAGGAGGTGGAGATGAAGAAGGACCTGGAGGCCACGGCACCAAAGGCCAAGTTTATgacaaacaaagagaagaagaaaaacttgtcCAGGATGCAGAGGAAG TGGAAGAAAGCAGAAGAGAAGCTGGAAAAGGAGCTTCTAGAGGCTGAAGCTTCAGAAAGCAAAGAGAAGAAGACCAAACTG CACACAGAGACTCTGAACATCATCTTCCTCATCTACTTCAGGATTCTGAAGAAAGCTCAGCGATCAGTTCTCCTCCCTGCTGTCCTGGAAGGACTGGCTAA TTTTGCTCACCTGATCAACCTGGAGTTCTTTGATGACCTGCTGAACGTGCTGCAGAACCTCATCCAATCAGGA AATCTGACCAATCGGGAGAGTCTCCACTGCATCCAGACAGTCTTCACCATCCTGTCTGGACAAG GTGACGCCCTGAACATCGATCCTCTGAACTTCTACTCTCAGCTTTACAAAATTCTGCTGCGGCTTCATGCGG GGGCACCcaatgatgacatcatcattgtGTTGCGCTGTCTGGACGCCATGCTGACTCGTCGCAGGAAGCAGGTAACCCTGCAGAGAGCCATGGCCTTCTTCAAACGACTGAGCGTGCTCAGTCTACACGTCCTGCCCAATGCCAGCATTGGAATTCTTGCAGCAAACCGAGCTACCATGCAT TCATTCCCCAAATGCGACTTCCTCTTGGATAACGAAATTCAGGGCAGTGGCTTCTACCTGATGGAACTGGATGAACCTGAACATTGCAATGCTCAGAACACTGCACTTTGGGAGCTTCACACACTGCAG AGACATTTCCACCCTGTTGTACGGCGGTTTGCGGGTCATTTGAGTCATGGAGCTCCGAGTGATGGCTCGGCAGCACTCAGTATGGAGTTCAGCCGCAG GTCTCCACTGGCTCTGTTTGAAGACTACAGTGTCAAAGATATGACCTTTAACCCACCTGTAGCTTTGCCCACGTCCAAGAAGAAG GATCAGTTTGTGGTCGGAATGGCGCTGCTGGACGACAGGCTGCAGAAACAAGCGGATAGCATCCTGAGTGATACACACATGGACTTCACTGCAACACGCCATTGA
- the LOC102226698 gene encoding zinc finger protein OZF-like isoform X1: MSSTVSIHTQLAAVMEALVHAAVAELERLEEDRELSKARGTTEERHETGRVQKETREKLARFASIMETLGNEALGRILNIMDEARLVAQVGHVCKEPQTSVLNVLSHTSVAELEHSYGVRNQNCKAEREAQLKAGGDAVETQFVPAVSVKDGHGNIDLEAIRERAAPSPPSDPQALPSEFSVLSETSQQNVSQKLFSCSVCGKFFSSQSNLKSHQLIHTGEKPFACSICSRAFRQRQSMQSHMRTHTGERPFQCPVCGKRFSKQAQLKTHTVIHTGEKPYGCDVCGRCFNLPQNLHRHSVTHSREKVFICSDCGKGFTRAVTLKTHQLIHSGQKPFKCEQCPKLFRHAVNLKNHQRIHSDLRPYRCDLCGKTFRQAVNLKIHGRIHTGERPFSCQQCGKMFSQQSSLISHSRTHSTDRPFQCPTCDKKFNNANSLKLHLRVHTGEKPYACEICGKTFSQGSHLRTHKRHVHAGGKQFICDKCGKRYADQRYLKLHKCCYA; encoded by the exons ATGAGCTCCACCGTGTCTATACACACACAGCTTGCCGCCGTCATGGAAGCTCTGGTCCATGCTGCGGTCGCGGAACTGGAAAGGCTGGAGGAGGACAGGGAGCTTTCCAAGGCCCGAGGAACCACAGAGGAGAGGCATGAGACGGGAAGAGTGCAGAAGGAGACCCGAGAGAAGTTG GCGCGGTTTGCTTCCATCATGGAAACTCTGGGAAACGAGGCTCTGGGGCGGATCCTAAACATCATGGATGAAGCCAGGCTTGTGGCTCAGGTGGGGCATGTCTGTAAGGAGCCACAGACCAGCGTCCTCAACGTCCTTAGCCACACATCCGTGG CAGAGCTTGAGCACTCATATGGAGTCAGAAACCAAAACTGTAAGGCAGAAAGAGAAGCTCAG CTGAAAGCAGGTGGTGATGCTGTGGAGACACAGTTTGTTCCAGCGGTCAGCGTTAAAGATGGACATGGGAACATTGACCTGGAAGCCATTAGAGAGA gAGCTGCTCCATCTCCACCATCAGACCCACAGGCGCTACCTTCAGAGTTTTCTGTTCTGTCTGAGACTTCCCAGCAGAATGTCTCCCAAAAGTTGTTCTCATGCTCTGTCTGCGGGAAGTTCTTCTCATCTCAAAGCAACCTGAAGTCTCACCAACTCATCCACACAGGGGAGAAGCCGTTTGCCTGCAGCATCTGCAGCCGAGCCTTCCGCCAGCGCCAAAGCATGCAGAGCCACATGCGAACACACACTGGCGAGCGCCCGTTCCAGTGTCCTGTATGTGGAAAACGGTTTTCAAAGCAGGCACAGCTCAAGACACACACTGTCATACACACTGGAGAAAAGCCGTACGGCTGTGATGTGTGTGGCCGTTGCTTTAACCTGCCACAGAATCTACACCGCCACAGTGTCACCCACAGTAGGGAGAAGGTCTTTATCTGCAGTGACTGTGGTAAGGGCTTCACCCGCGCTGTTACACTCAAAACACACCAGCTCATCCACAGCGGCCAGAAGCCCTTCAAATGTGAGCAGTGCCCCAAATTGTTCAGGCATGCTGTCAACCTCAAGAACCACCAGAGGATCCACAGCGACCTGAGGCCCTACAGGTGCGACCTCTGCGGAAAGACGTTTCGACAGGCGGTGAATCTTAAGATCCATGGCCGCATCCACACTGGCGAGCGGCCGTTCAGTTGCCAGCAGTGCGGAAAAATGTTCAGCCAGCAGAGCAGCCTGATCTCCCACAGCCGCACTCACTCCACAGACAGGCCCTTCCAGTGCCCAACCTGTGATAAAAAATTCAACAATGCCAACAGCCTCAAGCTTCACCTGCGCGTTCACACTGGAGAGAAGCCGTATGCCTGCGAAATATGCGGCAAAACCTTCAGCCAGGGAAGCCACCTGAGGACACATAAGAGGCATGTACATGCTGGCGGCAAGCAGTTCATCTGCGACAAGTGTGGGAAGAGGTACGCCGACCAGCGCTACTTGAAGTTGCATAAGTGTTGCTATGCATGA